A stretch of DNA from Maridesulfovibrio sp.:
CGCCATCTTATTATAGATGTTTCTGTCGGCAGGGTGTTATCATAATGCCTGATTGTCACTGAAGATACTGTCGGTCAGGTATAAATCCATGAGTGCATGCTTTTTAAAACATGACATTTATTTCACTGTGCCGACAGAAATGTCGTTTGTGCGTATTTCCTTTGAAAAAGCCGGAATTTGCTTTTTGCGGAGGTCTTTACGACATTATAGTCGTATTTCGGCATGAACAGGGCAATAAGCTTTTGCGCTTACTTTCACAAGCGGTACGCGTGTTTCCGTAACTATTCGATTTTTGGCCCGCAAATTGCTCAGTGGGGCGGAATGCAGCTGCAGCGCATTAATACCGGACAGCCGTAAGGCTGATGGTGGCACAATCAACAATGCTGTTAAATTAACTGACTGTATACCAATAGTTGCAAGCGTACTGACTTAGGGAGGAAGTATGGCTACAAATGATAATGGAGCAGGAGCAGATCTCCGCCCCGATTTGAAGATCCTTGTCCCGGCAACACTGGTACTGATCGGTATCATTGCCTGTTCGATTCTGTTTACCGAGGCAAGTGAAAAAGTTCTCAAAACGGCATATGCCGTTTTCACCCATAACACCGGCACCTTCTATCTCTGGGTGACTGTTCTGATGATGTTTCTGGCCTGCTTCTTTATGTTCAGCGGCTATGGAAATATCAAGTTCGGCGAAGAGAATGAAAAGCCCGAGTTCAACAACTTTTCATGGGTCTCCATGATGTTCTGTTCCGGTGTTGCCGGAGCGGTCATGTTCTGGTCGATAGTGGAACCGCTGTTCAACCTGGCTTATCCGCCCAAGTTTGCAGATCCGTTGAGCCGTGAGGCTTTCGAGTGGTCAATGTCCTATGTGCTGCTGCACTGGGGACCGGTCACCTGGCCCTGGTATGTGGTTACGGCCCTGCCCATCTGCTACATGTTCTACAAACGCAAAAAACCTGTTCTCAGAATCAGCTCCGCTGCCGAGCCTGTTCTCGGCAACAAGGTCAACGGCGGCATCGGCAAGGGGATCGAGGTGTTCTTCATCATCGGCCTCATGTTTTCCAATGCTGCGGTTATGGGCGTTTCCGTGCCCATCGTAAACCACGCCCTGGCCATGACTCTCGGCACCGAGCCCAGTTTTACAATGGAAATGATCATACTTGGCATCAGCGCCGTGATCTTTACCGCCAGTGTTTCCATGGGGCTCAAGAAAGGAATCAAGATTCTATCCGATGCAAACGTGGTCATCGCGCTTGCCATGGTTTTCTTTTGCCTTGTCGCCGGTCCCACCGTGTTCATCGTGGACAACTTCACCAACTCAATCGGTCACATGATGAACAACTTTTTCGGTATGATCTTCTGGACCGATCCTTATACCAAGGGAACCTTTCCGCAGGACTGGACCATTTTTTATGCTCTCTGGATGGCTTCCTACGGTCCGTTCATGGGCCTGTTCATTGCCCGCATTTCCCGCGGACGCACAGTGCGGCAGGTTATCGGACTGGGCCTGGCCGGTGGTATTGCAGGTTCATACATGATTCACGCCGTGTTCGGTGGATACACAATCTACGCCCAGCTTAACGGCATAGTCGACGCAGTAGGCATTCTGAAGGCCAGCGGCGGACCGGCCGCGCTAGTGGCCGTGCTCAACACTCTGCCCGCCGGAACATTTGTTCTGGTCGGATACTGTGTGTTCTCCACCATCTTCCTCGCAACCAGTGTGGATTCCTGCGCCTACGTCATTTCCTGTGCGGCAACCACCAGACTTGTTCCCGGTTATGAACCCACCCGCGGACACCGCTTCTACTGGGCCGCCATTCAGGCCGGCCTGGCTCTGGCGGCCATTACTCTCGGCGGACTCGGACCGGTAAAGATATTCGCTAACTTCTCAGGAGCGTTGATGCTCATCCCCATCGCCTTCGTGGTCGTGTCCTGGTTCAGGATGATCAAGGAAGACAATGCGCTGATGATGTGCTGCACCCCTAAAAAATAAAAACAATACCGCGTACGGGGTTAGGCCCCTATTTACCT
This window harbors:
- a CDS encoding BCCT family transporter, which translates into the protein MATNDNGAGADLRPDLKILVPATLVLIGIIACSILFTEASEKVLKTAYAVFTHNTGTFYLWVTVLMMFLACFFMFSGYGNIKFGEENEKPEFNNFSWVSMMFCSGVAGAVMFWSIVEPLFNLAYPPKFADPLSREAFEWSMSYVLLHWGPVTWPWYVVTALPICYMFYKRKKPVLRISSAAEPVLGNKVNGGIGKGIEVFFIIGLMFSNAAVMGVSVPIVNHALAMTLGTEPSFTMEMIILGISAVIFTASVSMGLKKGIKILSDANVVIALAMVFFCLVAGPTVFIVDNFTNSIGHMMNNFFGMIFWTDPYTKGTFPQDWTIFYALWMASYGPFMGLFIARISRGRTVRQVIGLGLAGGIAGSYMIHAVFGGYTIYAQLNGIVDAVGILKASGGPAALVAVLNTLPAGTFVLVGYCVFSTIFLATSVDSCAYVISCAATTRLVPGYEPTRGHRFYWAAIQAGLALAAITLGGLGPVKIFANFSGALMLIPIAFVVVSWFRMIKEDNALMMCCTPKK